One genomic segment of Mytilus trossulus isolate FHL-02 chromosome 4, PNRI_Mtr1.1.1.hap1, whole genome shotgun sequence includes these proteins:
- the LOC134715019 gene encoding uncharacterized protein LOC134715019 gives MPGRRKMDKEMTAMAHNVKEKRCLVKSMQTLDLEKTYSMKLINLDHRGIKLSYKRLKDKVSKIKSHLTTDEIVNLKQLEADGKLRNTSNTVNLGSALKIAAAAKRLKLQSAPRPVTSVLPTLPAREYTDVSFTRHQTVPFNLKRSNSVTGVFIDAPDENNNNERRNSISGPSLRPFSVANIQATSNNSIDNNKLERAITANPIIREKTLSRSDTKTSQRAKSSMPAHSPYSSHSANANEKEQRNNPTNGDVKTPFLSDDIESNLGDDLFEERRQELLEDEKTTYEDIELKTKDFLYRLDNYLKENPLARLDEEEIPIFNVSDALNGLPDTEERVQSAGLKKRKRLLPHRSPLEMRAFPNDEAYQKKLGELWKDMYKCRYLRIPDERIDLSGITTLAKDQMRLYTYLRETEADKLN, from the coding sequence ATGCCGGGTCGTAGAAAAATGGACAAAGAAATGACGGCAATGGCACACAACGTCAAAGAAAAAAGGTGCCTTGTAAAAAGTATGCAGACTTTGGATCTAGAAAAAACTTATtctatgaaattaattaatCTTGATCATAGAGGAATAAAATTATCATACAAGAGACTGAAGGATAAAgtgtcaaaaataaaatctcATCTGACTACGGACGAAATTGTTAATTTGAAACAGTTAGAAGCAGACGGCAAACTTAGGAATACAAGTAACACAGTTAATCTTGGTAGTGCCCTAAAAATTGCTGCCGCTGCAAAGAGACTGAAACTTCAAAGTGCACCTCGCCCGGTAACGAGCGTTTTACCTACGCTTCCAGCTCGCGAGTATACGGATGTTTCATTTACCCGTCATCAAACTGTGCCGTTTAACCTTAAAAGGAGTAATTCTGTTACTGGTGTATTCATTGATGCCCCggatgaaaacaataataacgAGAGGAGAAATTCTATCAGTGGACCATCACTAAGACCATTTAGTGTGGCAAATATACAAGCTACAAGTAACAATTCAATTGACAATAATAAACTAGAACGTGCAATTACAGCGAATCCCATAATTAGAGAAAAAACTTTATCAAGAAGTGACACCAAAACGTCGCAGCGTGCAAAAAGTTCAATGCCAGCTCACTCACCATACTCTTCTCACTCCGCAAATGCAAATGAAAAGGAACAGCGGAATAATCCGACAAATGGCGATGTGAAAACACCTTTCTTGTCGGATGATATTGAAAGTAATCTAGGAGACGACTTGTTTGAGGAACGGAGACAAGAACTTCTAGAAGATGAAAAAACTACATATGAAGACATTGAActgaaaacaaaagattttctttatagacttgataattatttaaaagaaaatcccTTAGCTAGGCTTGACGAAGAAGAAATACCGATTTTTAATGTTTCTGATGCCTTGAACGGTCTTCCGGATACCGAAGAACGTGTCCAAAGCGCTGGTTTGAAAAAGCGCAAACGTTTACTTCCTCATAGATCGCCTTTAGAAATGAGGGCATTTCCAAACGATGAAGCGTATCAAAAGAAATTGGGAGAATTATGGAAAGACATGTATAAATGTCGCTATCTTCGTATTCCGGATGAACGAATTGACCTGTCTGGAATTACAACTCTTGCTAAAGACCAAATGAGATTGTATACGTATCTCAGGGAGACAGAGGCTGACAAATTAAACTAA